A stretch of DNA from Jatrophihabitans endophyticus:
AGCTGATCAACTCGGCCAACGCCGGGCTGATCATCCATCGGGTCGGGCAGTTCAAGTACGAGTTCTCCGACGAGGGCCACGGGTTCTCGGTGGACCTGCTCAACTACATCAACGAGAACCAGCTCGGCACCGCGACCACGTTCTGCTACGAGGAGACGTTCGGCGTCCGCGACCGCGTGCACTGGCTGATCCACATGCGTTCGGCCGACGCCTACAAGAAGCTGCTGCACATGGTCGACCACGACGAGAAGTTCCAGGACATCTCGATCCGCGACCGGTTGCCCGAGAAGGGCCACGGCAACTGGGAGAAGATCTTCATCGAGTCGAGCATGCAGGAGCGCATCCTCGTGCCGCAGCACGGCGTCAACCAGCACCACGACGACGACGACGATCCCGACCTGTTCGCCCCGCCGGCCTACAACCAGACGATGCAGCCGCGCGACGAGCAGCTGCACTCGGGCAACGCGGGTGCGATCGTGATGCGCGCAGGCAACGTCAAGTACGAGTTCCGCGAGGAGGGGCGCATCTTCTGGTGGGACTGGCAGGAGCACGTCAACCTGGCGCTCCCGGGCCGGGTGACCTCCTTCCTCTACGAGGAGACCTGGGGCCGGCAGGACCGCGTCCACTGCCTGATCCATCTGCGCGACCTCGAGGACTACAAGGCCGTGCTGGAGCTCGAGCGCGACCCGGCCTTCCGGGAAGAGGTCTACGCGAAGCAGCGCGTGCACGAGTCCAAGGGCGGCGGCACGTGGGAGCAGCTGTTCGTCGACGGCACCATCGACGACACGTTGCTCGTGCCGCGGATGCCCTCCCAGCACTGAAGAGCGCTGATGGCGACCGAGCCCGGCCTCGGCATCGAGGCCGTCAACGCCTACGTGGGGCGGCTCTGCGTCGGCGTGCGCGACCTGTTCGCCGACCGTGGCCTCGCCCTCGACAGGTTCGAGAACCTGATGATGGACGAGAAGTCGGTCAACCTGCCGTGCGAGGACGCGGTGACGAACGCGGTGAACGCGGCCAAGCCGCTCGTCGACGCCATGACCGACGACGAGCGCGAGCGGATCGAGCTCGTCGTCGTCGGCACCGAGTCCGGGCTCGACTTCGGCAAGCCTCTCAGCACGTACGTCCACGAGCACCTGGGGCTGTCCCGCCGCTGCCGGTCCTTCGAGGTCAAGCACGCCTGCTACGGCGGGACGGCCGCGCTGCACACGGCCGCCGGGCTCGTCGCGCAGAGCCCCGTCCCGGGCGCGAAGGCGCTCGCGATCGCCGCGGACGCGCCGAGCAAGGCCGCCCGCGGGACGTACTGGGAGCCGTCGGAGGGCGCCGGCGGGGTCGCCATGGTGATCGGTCGC
This window harbors:
- a CDS encoding DUF6039 family protein, which gives rise to MAAATDTAPQTTIPCAHMQTSLTPDKLINSANAGLIIHRVGQFKYEFSDEGHGFSVDLLNYINENQLGTATTFCYEETFGVRDRVHWLIHMRSADAYKKLLHMVDHDEKFQDISIRDRLPEKGHGNWEKIFIESSMQERILVPQHGVNQHHDDDDDPDLFAPPAYNQTMQPRDEQLHSGNAGAIVMRAGNVKYEFREEGRIFWWDWQEHVNLALPGRVTSFLYEETWGRQDRVHCLIHLRDLEDYKAVLELERDPAFREEVYAKQRVHESKGGGTWEQLFVDGTIDDTLLVPRMPSQH